Proteins encoded by one window of Bubalus bubalis isolate 160015118507 breed Murrah chromosome 4, NDDB_SH_1, whole genome shotgun sequence:
- the PFDN5 gene encoding prefoldin subunit 5, translated as MAQSVNITELNLPQLEMLKNQLDQEVEFLSTSIAQLKVVQTKYVEAKDCLNVLKKNNEGKELLVPLTSSMYVPGKLHDVEHVLIDVGTGYYVEKTAEDAKDFFKRKIDFLTKQMEKIQPALQEKHAMKQAVMEMMSQKIQQLTTLGAAQATAKA; from the exons ATGGCGCAGTCAGTTAACATCACCGAGCTGAATTTGCCGCAGCTAGAAATGCTCAAGAACCAACTGGACCAG GAAGTGGAGTTCTTGTCCACGTCCATTGCCCAGCTCAAGGTGGTTCAGACCAAGTATGTGGAAGCCAAGGACTGTCTGAACGTGCTGAAGAAAAACAACGAGG GGAAAGAATTACTTGTCCCACTGACGAGTTCT ATGTATGTCCCCGGGAAGCTACATGATGTGGAACATGTGCTTATCGATGTGGGAACTGGCTACTACGTAGAGAAG ACAGCTGAGGATGCCAAGGACTTCTTCAAGAGGAAGATAGACTTCCTTACCAAGCAAATGGAAAAAATCCAGCCAGCTCTGCAGGAGAAGCACGCCATGAAACAGG CTGTCATGGAGATGATGAGCCAGAAGATTCAGCAGCTCACAACCCTGGGAGCAGCTCAGGCTACCGCCAAGGCCTGA
- the MYG1 gene encoding MYG1 exonuclease: MGHRFLRGFLPVLLPPPPLRSPHLKLSLEPAPPSKRPRSHLMAPPRIGTHNGTFHCDEALACALLRLLPEYREAEIVRTRDPEKLAACDIVVDVGGEYDPQRHRYDHHQRSFTETMSSLSPGKPWQTKLSSAGLIYLHFGHKLLAQLLGTSEEDGMVGTLYDKMYENFVEEVDAVDNGISQWEEGEPRYLLTTTLSARVARLNPTWNQPNQDTEAGFKRAMDLVREEFLQRLDFYQNSWLPARALVEEALAKRFQVDPSGEIIELEKGGCPWKEHLYQLESGLSPAGTIAFVIYTDQAGQWRVQCVPKEPHSFQSRLPLLEPWRGLRDEALDQISGIPGCIFVHASGFIGGHRTREGALSMARATLAQRPAPMPAPNPIIQ, from the exons ATGGGCCACCGCTTTCTGCGCGGTTTCCTGCCTGTGCTGTTGCCGCCGCCACCTCTCCGGAGCCCGCATCTCAAGCTCAGCCTGGAGCCCGCCCCACCTTCCAAACGACCCCGCAGCCACCTCATGGCCCCGCCCCGAATCGGGACGCACAATGGCACCTTCCACTGCGATGAGGCGCTGGCGTGCGCTTTGCTGCGCCTCCTGCCGGAGTACCGG gaGGCAGAGATTGTACGGACCCGAGACCCCGAGAAACTGGCTGCTTGTGACATCGTGGTAGACGTGGGTGGCGAATACGACCCTCAGAGACACCGATATGACCATCACCAGAG GTCTTTCACAGAGACCATGAGCTCCCTGTCCCCTGGGAAGCCGTGGCAGACCAAGCTGAGCAGTGCGGGACTCATCTATCTGCACTTCGGGCACAAGCTGCTGGCCCAGTTGCTGGGCACTAGCGAAGAGGACGGCATGGTGGGCACCCTGTATGACAAG ATGTATGAAAACTTCGTGGAGGAAGTGGATGCGGTGGataatgggatttcccagtgggaggagggagagccTCGGTACCTGCTGACCACCACGCTGAGCGCCAGGGTTGCTCGGCTTAATCCCACCTGGAACCAGCCCAACCAAGACACGGAG GCTGGGTTCAAGCGTGCAATGGACCTGGTTCGAGAAGAGTTCCTACAGAGACTAGATTTCTACCAGAACAGCTGGCTGCCAGCGCGGGCCCTGGTGGAAGAGGCCCTGGCCAAGAGGTTCCAG GTGGACCCAAGCGGGGAGATAATAGAACTGGAAAAGGGTGGCTGCCCCTGGAAGGAGCACCTCTATCAGCTGGAATCGGGGCTGTCCCCTGCAGGGACCATCGCCTTTGTTATCTACACAGACCAGGCTGGACAGTGGCGGGTGCAGTGTGTGCCTAAGGAGCCCCATTCGTTCCAGAGCAG GCTGCCCCTGCTAGAGCCATGGCGGGGTCTTCGGGATGAGGCCCTGGACCAGATCAGTGGAATTCCTGGCTGCATCTTTGTCCATGCCAGCGGCTTCATTGGTGGGCACCGTACCCGAGAGGGTGCCCTGAGCATGGCCCGTGCCACCTTGGCCCAGCGCCCAGCACCTATGCCTGCCCCAAATCCCATAATCCAATAA